In one Colletotrichum destructivum chromosome 2, complete sequence genomic region, the following are encoded:
- a CDS encoding Putative serine/threonine-protein kinase, active, protein MSSSSRQRSATRSDTHDRNSSPFPSVPRSRDEIHNINGLVFNVNDLPSHTSTTTTAATTATTRPVPPTANSTSAVSPYPQPRTSSNYLSAGGLRPRASTASSVPTTPLLGLDSARPATRAGPLPPPPPMYQNTQRHASSADPSRPFQVPPPPPPISPPVQGQINNMMSIPPPPPRFPSAPGATGGTGMMLPPPPGPPPGSAMAGQAPWHGAFGRMYDGRGGFNVPPPPLGQHQAYNPKLHAQVATGTTLSIPPPPPPNDHGQMSATYIPQGDTYGEGVGIPGLGGFDDSATFSATSQNSWPTNSQASGDTTMTTPQDEMSGRDRLYAQAMHSRGLSTTSTATVASSNYMDLAAQWPLDKVLMWLAANHFSKDWQETFKGLNLHGAHFLELGSAHGGRGNFGMMHQQVYPRLAVECTNSGTGWDQPREREEGKRMRRLIRSIVTGRPADPSKVLSHGRKESVSHGNSLPSAGTDMAESPNVSMITRVGEHAKADGRQTPIKAPGPGFGGRRFSQTRSTTMPTLNSSMSSDSNHRNVLKQLDVDGTRRHSPNASESGDGTFRPPPLRTDSPNGSPNPQSASLFPSSAGQTSASPHSTKFGHRSRNSTDSVSSSAAIYGSGVPPEASQMLRSGMNIADIIQATRNNGDTRRLGQDGGRPSPQESNGDRSAGTEPPSSAKDSKSFLSFLSRKKKQKEDGFPSPDDMESPTSPALNFKPHSFGSRFGNNSETSLDLRPGSSVDVHDKDAAKSRRPGPNRVFVLATTDGFNYRMCDITEAESANELRQIICSNLGLTDVTSSQIHLTELGKSSHDNPLDDQKLLNNRKHRADATGSLKFFVRPTGAVPQGLSNATGTQSHTSLDEEAYNRLNGVSRTRSSSSPPTSRQNTMTGERVDDKMLAQEASEYRAEMERKQREYLEKRRRAAGPGSTPESATTPYGIHGRTVDFDQPRQSPYEDKKPDVLFPVRKPPAPPSDPSATLLKANSLSRKSGHSLRSSDGLSAPRRPSTLFEDMELPGQNNGDRRKKTSSQPVAGIGAALVGMGRGLGAVGATANRRSKSPNRVSSQSVLGSEYSDRGKGAISSVDFAKSFSGRDSPQSALSGSPGTLTWSRGNMPFFVPDYSPGGTPMPRRRSKNGMAAKTTPAVHRVPSREISPSTMNPPQFPPPSAPPPPHRRKSHGPDFDFLESDVNFERPAPQHNDDSGDDSDDGLFAIPISARKPTKITRIFDGDDSSDESSDKRPNLTVNTSRSKKQLSVSFNSPKSLGSGNQNGTPEGEEDAASTRSGKSSRRTPNTPASENWESEDSKLSRRKSFVEKDVWANRPTTDALINNLDDFFPNLDLDLPVLEEGEAEANPPSPIAEGEEKEVSARPPPPAQSTPSLRTAISSNRTFYNDNDTLGSDESTLKALERPASVASVAQRSVRRSGGLGRMKSIREVARGAHEANKRFTTTTTQPGQSTQNTSPLMRRKSTKMFNANIVQIRPDQRGSMVMPQIPQDTIPKRQTTFRWFKGQLIGKGTYGRVYLGMNATTGEFLAVKEVEVNPKAAQGDKAKMRELVAALDQEIETMQHLDHVNIVQYLGCERKETSISIFLEYISGGSIGSCLRKHGKFEESVVSSLTRQMLSGLAYLHREGILHRDLKADNILLDLDGTCKISDFGISKKTDNIYGNDKSNSMQGSVFWMAPEVIRSEGKGYSAKVDIWSLGCVVLEMFAGRRPWSKEEAVGAIYKIANGETPPIPDEVRATISPLAIAFMLDCFTVNPLERPTADVLLSQHPFCELDPNYNFFDTELYSKIRGKDV, encoded by the exons ATGAGTAGCAGCTCGCGCCAGCGTTCTGCAACCAGATCTGATACCCACGACCGAAATTCGAGCCCATTCCCCTCCGTGCCACGATCCAGAGACGAGATTCACAATATCAACGGTCTCGTTttcaacgtcaacgacctgCCGAGCCatacctcgacgacgacgacggccgcgacgacTGCGACGACCAGACCCGTTCCTCCAACAGCAAATAGCACATCTGCCGTATCACCGTACCCACAACCGAGAACCTCGTCCAACTATCTCTCCGCCGGCGGTCTTCgcccgagggcctcgacTGCGAGCTCCGTCCCGACCACTCCTCTTCTTGGGCTCGACTCAGCGAGGCCAGCTACCAGAGCTGGCccgctccctcccccgccgccaaTGTATCAAAACACCCAACGACATGCCTCGTCGGCCGACCCCTCGAGGCCTTTCCAGgtccctccgccgccgccccccaTATCACCACCCGTCCAGGGCCAGATAAACAACATGATGTCGAtacctcctcctcccccgagGTTCCCCTCTGCCCCCGGCGCCACAGGTGGAACCGGCATGatgctgccaccgccgccaggTCCGCCGCCGGGAAGCGCAATGGCTGGCCAGGCCCCGTGGCACGGTGCCTTTGGACGCATGTACGATGGCCGTGGCGGCTTCAAcgtgccccctcccccgctgGGACAACATCAGGCCTACAACCCCAAGCTGCATGCACAAGTCGCGACAGGCACAACGCTTTCAATaccgcctccgccaccacCCAACGACCACGGCCAGATGTCTGCCACCTACATACCGCAAGGCGACACCTATGGCGAAGGAGTGGGCATACCGGGGCtgggcggcttcgacgactCGGCCACATTCTCGGCCACGTCCCAGAACTCGTGGCCTACCAACAGCCAGGCCAGTGGCGACACGACCATGACGACGCCGCAAGACGAGATGTCGGGAAGGGATAGGCTTTACGCACAAGCCATGCACAGTCGCGGcttgtcgacgacatcaactGCGACGGTGGCGTCAAGTAACTATATGGACCTGGCAGCCCAATGGCCGTTGGACAAGGTCTTGATGTGGCTCGCCGCCAACCATTTCTCCAAGGACTGGCAGGAGACGTTCAAGGGACTGAACCTACACGGCGCCCACTTCCTCGAGCTCGGTAGCGCacacggcggccgaggaaacTTCGGCATGATGCACCAGCAAGTCTACCCAAGGTTGGCCGTCGAGTGCACAAATAGCGGGACGGGATGGGACCAGCCGCGGGAGCGCGAGGAAGGCAAGAGAATGCGACGTCTTATACGAAGCATCGTGACGGGCCGGCCAGCCGACCCCTCCAAAGTATTGTCGCATGGCCGCAAGGAGTCGGTCAGCCACGGAAACAGCTTACCCAGCGCTGGGACGGACATGGCAGAATCCCCCAACGTGAGTATGATAACCCGTGTGGGTGAACATGCGAAGGCTGATGGACGGCAGACGCCGATCAAGGCGCCCGGGCCTGGGTTTGGCGGACGCCGGTTTTCGCAAACCAGGTCCACGACCATGCCTACCTTGAACAGCTCCATGAGTTCGGATTCTAACCACAGAAACGTCCTGAAGCAACTCGATGTCGATGGCACCCGCCGACATAGCCCCAACGCCAGCGAGTCCGGCGACGGCACGttccgcccgccgccgctgcggaCCGACAGCCCCAACGGCAGTCCAAATCCCCAGAGCGCATCATTGTTTCCTTCGTCCGCCGGTCAAACGTCGGCCTCCCCGCATTCGACCAAGTTCGGACACCGGTCGAGAAACAGCACAGATTCCGTGTCATCGAGTGCAGCCATTTACGGGTCCGGCGTGCCCCCAGAGGCCAGTCAGATGCTCCGCAGCGGCATGAACATAGCAGACATCATCCAAGCGACCCGCAACAACGGTGATACCCGCCGGCTCGGTCAGGATGGTGGCCGTCCATCGCCGCAGGAGTCCAATGGAGACCGCTCTGCCGGCACCGAACCCCCTTCCTCCGCCAAAGACTCAAAGAGCTTCCTCAgcttcttgtcgaggaagaagaagcagaaggaggaTGGCTTCCCGAGCCCCGATGACATGGAATCGCCGACATCCCCTGCACTCAACTTCAAGCCACACTCGTTCGGTTCACGCTTCGGCAACAACAGCGAGACTTCTCTGGACCTCCGACCTGGTTCCAGCGTCGACGTTCACGATAAGGATGCAGCCAAGTCGAGGCGTCCTGGGCCGAACAGGGTCTTCGTGTTGGCCACCACAGACGGATTCAACTATCGTATGTGCGACATCACTGAAGCCGAGTCGGCGAATGAGCTTCGTCAGATTATCTGCAGCAATCTGGGGTTGACGGATGTTACGAGTTCTCAGATTCATCTCACCGAGCTTGGCAAGTCCAGTCATGACAaccccctcgacgaccagAAGCTCCTCAACAACCGCAAACACAGGGCAGACGCTACGGGATCTCTCAAGTTCTTCGTTCGTCCTACTGGCGCTGTGCCTCAGGGCCTCTCAAACGCCACCGGCACACAGTCGCATACgtccctcgacgaggaggcgtACAATCGTCTCAACGGTGTGTCCCGCACGAGGTCTAGTTCATctccgccgacgtcgaggcagAACACGATGACTGGCGAGAGAGTAGATGACAAAATGCTCGCGCAAGAGGCAAGCGAGTACCGTGCTGAGATGGAACGGAAGCAGCGCGAGTACCTTGAGAAAAGACGACGAGCAGCCGGCCCTGGCAGCACGCCGGAGAGCGCGACCACGCCGTACGGTATACATGGAAGGACTGTCGACTTTGATCAGCCGCGCCAGTCCCCGTACGAGGACAAGAAGCCGGACGTGCTTTTCCCCGTGCGGAAGCCTCCCGCGCCACCGAGCGATCCATCGGCGACGTTGCTCAAGGCCAACTCCCTGAGCAGGAAGTCGGGCCACTCTCTACGGTCGTCGGACGGCTTGTCtgcgcctcgacgaccctCTACTCTATTTGAAGACATGGAGCTCCCCGGGCAGAACAATGGAGacaggaggaagaagacgtcgAGCCAGCCCGTCGCCGGTATTGGCGCAGCGCTCGTCGGCATGGGCAGAGGTCTTGGAGCGGTTGGCGCCACGGCCAACCGGAGGTCCAAGTCGCCTAACCGAGTATCTTCGCAGTCGGTCCTCGGCAGCGAGTACTCAGACAGAGGTAAGGGAGCTATTTCATCAGTCGACTTTGCCAAGTCTTTTTCGGGTCGAGACAGTCCCCAGTCGGCGTTGTCTGGTTCACCCGGCACCCTCACCTGGAGCCGTGGGAACATGCCTTTTTTCGTACCGGATTATTCCCCTGGGGGGACTCCGATGCCGAGAAGGCGATCTAAGAATGGAATGGCAGCTAAAACAACCCCAGCAGTACACAGAGTGCCCTCGCGAGAGATCAGCCCCAGCACCATGAACCCACCACAATTCCCCCCGCCAAGTGCACCACCCCCACCCCATCGTCGTAAGTCCCATGGGCCTGACTTTGACTTCCTCGAGTCGGACGTCAACTTTGAGAGGCCTGCGCCTCAGCACAATGACGATTCGGGAGATGACTCGGATGATGGCCTGTTTGCCATCCCAATATCGGCTCGCAAGCCAACCAAGATCACCCGCATCTTTGACGGTGACGACTCGTCCGATGAGTCGAGCGACAAGCGGCCCAACCTGACTGTGAACACGTCCAGATCTAAGAAGCAGCTTTCGGTGTCTTTCAACTCGCCCAAGTCGTTGGGCAGCGGCAACCAGAACGGGACACCCGAAGGTGAGGAGGATGCGGCGAGTACCAGGAGCGGCAAGAGCTCGCGAAGGACTCCGAACACGCCTGCCTCCGAGAACTGGGAGTCGGAGGACAGCAAGCTAAGCCGGAGAAAGTCGTTTGTCGAGAAGGACGTCTGGGCCAATCGTCCGACCACGGATGCCctcatcaacaacctcgACGACTTCTTCCCGAACCTGGATCTCGACCTGCCAGTGCTagaagagggcgaggcggaggccaacccgccgtcgccaatcgccgaaggcgaagagaaagaggtgTCTGCGCGTCCCCCGCCGCCTGCCCAGTCAACGCCGAGCCTTCGTACTGCCATCAGTAGCAACCGAACATTctacaacgacaacgacacgCTGGGCTCGGATGAGTCTACTCTGAAGGCACTTGAGCGCCCCGCTTCGGTCGCGTCTGTTGCGCAAAGGAGCGTCAGACGCTCGGGCGGTCTTGGGCGTATGAAGTCAATCCGTGAAGTCGCTCGCGGCGCTCACGAGGCCAACAAGCGGttcacgacgacgacaacacaACCCGGCCAGTCTACTCAGAACACATCGCCCCTCATGAGGCGGAAGAGCACAAAGATGTTCAACGCCAACATTGTGCAGATCCGCCCGGATCAGCGCGGCAGCATGGTGATGCCACAGATTCCTCAAGACACCATTCCCAAGCGCCAAACGACGTTCCGATGGTTCAAGGGTCAGCTCATAGGCAAGGGAACCTACGGCCGTGTGTACCTCGGCATGAATGCCACGACTGGGGAGTTCCTGGCTGTCAAGGAAGTCGAGGTCAACCCCAAGGCGGCCCAGGGAGACAAGGCCAAGATGCGCGAGCTGGTagccgccctcgaccaggAGATTGAAACGATGCAGCATCTCGACCACGTCAACATTGTGCAGTACCTTGGGTGTGAGCGCAAAGAGACATCCATCAGCATCTTTCTCGAGTACATATCTGGCGGCAGCATCGGGTCGTGCCTGCGGAAGCACGGCAAGTTTGAGGAGTCTGTCGTGTCGTCGCTTACGCGACAGATGCTGTCCGGTCTGGCGTATCTCCACAGGGAAGGCATCCTGCATCGTGACCTGAAGGCCGACAACATCTTGCTGGACCTCGACGGGACCTGCAAGATTTCTGATTTCGGCAtctcgaagaagacggacaaCATCTACGGCAACGACAAATCAAACTCGATGCAGGGCTCCGTCTTCTGGATGGCGCCGGAGGTGATTCGCTCTGAGGGCAAGGGTTACAGCGCCAAGGTTGACATCTGGAGTTTGGGATGTGTCGTGTTGGAGATGTTCGCTGGTCGGCGACCCTGGTCGAAGGAAGAGGCTGTGGGAGCCATCTACAAgatcgccaacggcgagacGCCGCCAATCCCCGACGAGGTCCGGGCAACGATTAGTCCACTGGCCATCGCTTTTATGCTGGACTGTTTCACTGT AAACCCGCTTGAGCGGCCCACGGCAGATGTGTTGCTGTCGCAACATCCCTTCTGCGAGCTGGACCCCAACTACAACTTCTTCGACACCGAGCTCTACTCAAAGATCCGTGGCAAAGACGTTTAG
- a CDS encoding Putative Cell fusion protein Dni1/Fig1, which translates to MSKFQVGWYRFVPFLGYHHVLMILIAVAIILLSLLLAGCSSSSPLIPDIFLLSLYYDRYTAVPSTAQVDYNVHTAIENIAGDARLACRVGYFGICISPDGGSWLCSNNATALANEVSVDQDPLNLIWLAAQFKDMIVFPYLIIIAIIFAFVCFLLLATFPGWHEEEDSEGSDREVKPFPSRPVSQISLAIIFIASIFILVSVLWQHTASVAAAIIAQDFGNGAVRSGVGTSAMVLGWFSFTLLIIVTIGLLVMILSIRVLSQMVD; encoded by the exons ATGTCGAAATTCCAAGTAGGCTGGTATC GGTTCGTGCCGTTCCTGGGATACCACCATGTCTTGATGATCTTGATagccgtcgccatcatccttcTAT CTCTACTGTTGGCAGGTTGCTCTTCATCATCACCTTTGATACCCGATATTTTCCTTCTGTCACTGTACTATGACAGATACACGGCAGTACCGTCCACGGCGCAAGTCGACTATAATGTCCACACGGCCATCGAGAACATCGCTGGTGACGCCCGTCTTGCTTGCCGTGTCGGCTACTTTGGCATCTGCATCAGCCCAGATGGAGGCAGCTGGCTTTGCAGCAACAACGCTACCGCGCTTGCCAATGAGGTGTCCGTTGATCAGGACCCCCTCAACCTGATTTGGCTCGCCGCCCAATTCAAGGATATGATCGTGTTCCCCTACCTCAT CATCATTGCCATCATCTTTGCCTTCGTCTGCTTCCTCTTGCTCGCCACATTCCCTGGCTGgcacgaggaggaggactcCGAAGGTTCTGACCGCGAAGTCAAGCCGTTCCCCTCGAGACCCGTTTCCCAGATCTCACTGGCAatcatcttcatcgcctCCATCTTCATTCTCGTCTCTGTGTTATGGCAACACACCGCTTCGGTTGCCGCGGCTATCATCGCTCAAGATTTCGGAAACGGCGCTGTCCGCTCCGGTGTCGGTACTTCCGCCATGGTCCTCGGTTGGTTCAGCTTCACCcttctcatcatcgtcaccatcggTCTATTGGTCATGATCTTGAGTATCCGCGTCCTGAGCCAAATGGTCGACTAA
- a CDS encoding Putative glycoside hydrolase family 47, six-hairpin glycosidase-like superfamily, translating into MMPRRRSRYVLLVAIVMVFMLYQVFKSPEWDDTANASTLKPSEPEKGQAAHKEPAKPPSVNDPASNKHLNNNPPPDHEHPHDQEEDEPEQNPQKQTARPTVKIPQLKTEKVKPAAPTETLSGPTLSIHAPNEAVEVTKKPEVTKGPTSSLDDDIHPKNPPGRPNLDLSEDQSSSTSRVHWHKVSEHFPVPTGEIIPLPTGKPKDIPKIQFAFKPETDSAKEKREKRLALVKAEMERSWGGYRKFAWMHDELSPVSGRFRDPFCGWAATLVDGLDTLWIMGMKEDFDAAAKAVKDIDFTYSPTRRDIPVFETIIRYLGGLLAAYDVSGGKKGEYKVLLDKALELADILMGVFDTPNRMPILYYNWEPQYASQPHRATTVGVAELGSMSMEFTRLAQLTGEDKYYDAIARITNAFEDLQNRGTAIDGIFPEQLDASGCNRTAEAIAYQEAQAAAASASAAAARLSESKEREPATAQETVLAKSYGNEPEANSIAKRAVGVDKDGETVVENAKDIDKKQAFPEPKVNEQPIYPGNSGRRPSPTTPDKSSWECIKQGLAPGGWGYQQYSMGGSQDSTYEYFPKEYLVLGGLEPKYKTMHIKTVEAVKKWLLYRPMVPNERDILFSAKVSTSGDPENDLRTEYEVTHLTCFIGGMFGLGGKIFDRPDDVEIAKKLTDGCVWAYESMPSGIMPEGASVVPCASTQSCPWNETLWWEHLDPSADWREVQVEAWEDRQREKKQEQDELRKQSVERGKADLTDSNPTGKSIEKETPVPETKDPLADIHVPKDEPKKLGSAKKTDYPAPEPGLNKSPSNVDEHLLKKRDPAPPASQDPRKASADEAANNSLKDKLDLNSAENTDGVSNDAPASGGIVGKIKVEEQAESPDPKPLTHEEYIKDKLERENIPPGFVNINSRRYILRPEAIESVWYMYRITGDPEWQEKGWRMWEAIIKATRTEYGNSAVDNVLSEEPQPVDEMESFWVAETLKYFYLLFSTPDVISLDDWVLNTEAHPFKRPV; encoded by the exons ATGATGCCCCGCCGAAGGAGCCGCTAcgtgctcctcgtcgccattgTCATGGTCTTCATGCTGTACCAGGTCTTCAAGAGCCCCGAATGGGATGACACAGCAAACGCTAGCACCCTCAAGCCCAGCGAACCCGAAAAGGGCCAGGCCGCCCACAAGGAACCcgcgaagccgccgtcgGTAAACGATCCGGCCTCGAACAAGCACCTGAACAacaacccgccgcccgaTCACGAACACCCCCACGaccaggaggaggacgagccCGAGCAGAACCCCCAGAAGCAGACGGCCAGGCCGACAGTCAAGATTCCCCAGCTCAAGACCGAGAAAGTGAAGCCCGCCGCGCCCACCGAGACGCTGTCCGGCCCCACGCTGTCGATTCATGCCCCCAACGAGGCCGTTGAGGTTACCAAGAAGCCTGAGGTCACCAAGGGGCCGACTAGctccctcgacgacgacattcACCCCAAGAACCCTCCCGGCCGACCCAACTTGGACCTCTCGGAAGACCAGTCAAGCTCTACTTCGCGCGTTCATTGGCACAAGGTCTCGGAGCATTTCCCCGTCCCCACGGGCGAGATCATCCCTCTACCGACCGGCAAACCCAAGGACATACCCAAGATTCAATTCGCGTTCAAGCCCGAGACGGACTCCGCCAAGGAAAAGCGCGAAAAGCGCCTAGCCCTggtcaaggccgagatggagcgCTCCTGGGGCGGATACCGCAAGTTCGCCTGGATGCACGACGAGCTTTCGCCCGTCAGTGGCCGCTTCCGCGACCCGTTTTGCGGCTGGGCCGCCACTCTCGTTGACGGTCTCGATACGCTTTGGATCATGGGCATGAAGGAGGACTTCGATGCGGCCGCCAAGGCTGTAAAGGATATTGACTTTACCTATAGCCCGACCCGTCGCGATATCCCTGTTTTCGAGACAATCATCAGATACCTCGGTGGTCTGCTTGCTGCCTACGACGTAAGCGGCGGCAAGAAGGGCGAATACAAAGTGCTGCTGGAcaaggccctcgagctcgccgatATCTTGATGGGCGTCTTCGACACGCCCAACCGCATGCCCATCCTGTACTACAACTGGGAGCCCCAGTACGCATCCCAGCCACACCGTGCTACCACCGTCGGTGTGGCTGAGTTGGGCTCAATGAGCATGGAGTTCACCCGCCTTGCGCAGTTGACCGGCGAGGACAAGTACTACGACGCCATTGCGCGCATCACCAATGCCTTTGAGGACCTCCAGAATCGCGGCACCGCCATCGACGGTATCTTCCCTGAGCAGCTCGATGCTTCCGGCTGCAACAGGACTGCCGAGGCCATTGCGTACCAAGAGGcacaagctgctgctgcgagtGCGAgtgcggccgccgcccgtctcAGCGAGTCTAAGGAACGCGAGCCCGCTACCGCCCAGGAGACCGTCTTGGCCAAGAGCTACGGCAACGAACCCGAAGCCAACTCGATTGCGAAACGGGCCGTCGGGGTCGACAAAGATGGCGAGACCGTGGTGGAAAACGCCAAGGATATCGACAAGAAGCAGGCCTTCCCCGAGCCCAAGGTAAACGAGCAACCCATCTACCCGGGTAACAGTGGCCGTAGACCGTCTCCCACAACGCCGGACAAATCCTCGTGGGAGTGCATCAAACAGGGCCTGGCTCCCGGTGGCTGGGGCTACCAGCAGTATAGCATGGGCGGGAGCCAAGATTCCACCTACGAGTACTTCCCAAAG GAATACCTcgttcttggcggccttgaaCCCAAGTATAAGACGATGCACATCAAGACAGTCGAGGCTGTCAAGAAATGGCTGCTCTACAGACCCATGGTCCCCAATGAGAGAGACATTCTCTTCTCGGCCAAGGTCTCCACCAGTGGCGACCCCGAGAACGACCTGCGAACCGAGTACGAGGTGACCCATCTTACCTGTttcatcggcggcatgtTTGGCTTGGGAGGCAAGATCTTCGACAGACccgacgatgtcgagatTGCCAAGAAACTCACGGACGGCTGCGTCTGGGCCTACGAATCTATGCCCTCTGGTATCATGCCCGAAGGTGCCTCTGTTGTGCCCTGCGCTTCTACACAGAGCTGCCCTTGGAACGAAACCCTGTGGTGGGAGCACCTTGACCCGTCTGCTGATTGGCGCGAGGTCCAGGTCGAGGCCTGGGAGGACAGACAACgtgagaagaagcaggagcaGGATGAGCTCCGCAAGCAGTCCGTGGAGAGAGGCAAGGCCGACCTGACGGACAGCAACCCCACGGGGAAGTCCATTGAGAAAGAGACCCCTGTGCCGGAGACGAAGGACCCGCTCGCCGACATTCACGTCCCCAAGGACGAACCCAAGAAATTGGGATCGGCCAAGAAGACCGATTACCCCGCCCCCGAACCTGGCCTCAACAAGTCTCCCTCCAACGTCGATGAGCACTTGCTGAAGAAGCGAGaccccgcgccgcccgcatCCCAGGATCCTCGCAAGGCATCTGCCGATGAGGCCGCCAACAACTCTCTCAAGGACAAGCTTGATCTGAACAGCGCCGAGAACACGGACGGCGTGTCCAACGACGCGccggccagcggcggcatTGTGGGCAAGATCAAGGTCGAAGAACAGGCAGAGTCCCCCGACCCGAAGCCGCTCACGCATGAAGAGTACATTAAGGATAAGCTGGAGCGCGAGAACATCCCACCTGGTTTCGTTAATATCAACTCCCGGCGGTACATTCTTCG ACCTGAGGCTATCGAGTCCGTGTGGTACATGTACCGCATCACGGGCGATCCCGAATGGCAGGAGAAGGGTTGGAGGATGTGGGAGGCTATCATCAAGGCGACGCGGACAGAGTACGGCAACAGCGCCGTTGACAACGTGCTGTCCGAGGAGCCACAGCCCGtggacgagatggagagTTTTTGGGTCGCCGAGACGCTCAAATACTTTTACCTCCTGTTCTCAACACCGGATGTCATCAGTCTCGACGATTGGGTGCTCAACACGGAGGCGCATCCGTTTAAGCGGCCCGTCTAA